ACGAAAACGTTTCACTGGCATCCCATAGGCATTGAAAGAAAAAGCTGGAATGGGGCTGCTAAATCTGCCACTCGGCAGGTATGAAAAAACAAAGCAACCACATTCCAGCAGGGCATAAGTACACCGTATTGAAGCAACTATGCAATCTGATTCCGGTGGGGCTGGTGAGTGAACTGGCGACGGAGTACGGGGTGGATGAACAGAGCCGGACGTTTTCGCCATGGAGCCACACGGTCTCACTGATGCATGCGCAACTGACACATGCCATTGGACTGAACGACGTGTGCGATTCACTGCGCATGAATTCCGGCGTGTTGTCGACTATTCGGGGGGCAACACCTCCAAGCCGGAATAACCTCAGCCATGCGAATCGGAAACGTGATTGCTCAATGGCCGAGGCATTGTACTGGCGGATGATGGATCATCTGATGGCCCAAACGCCGAGCTTTTCCCAGCGCAAAGTAAGACGTGGATACCTTCGCCGGTTCCGCAAGGTGATTCATGCGGTGGACTCGACGACCATCCCATTGGTTGCCAATGCATTGGATTGGGCGAAGCACCGGCGCCGGAAGGCGGCTGCCAAATGCCACCTTCGGCTGAATCTGCAGACGTTCTTGCCGGCCTGCGCCATCATCGATACGGCCAGGGAAGGTGATAATCGCCGGGCCCGCGAAATCTGCGCGCCCCTGGAAAGCGGGGAAATCGTGGTGTTTGACAAGGCCTACGGCGATTTCTTCCACTTGCATGACATGACGAAGCGTGGCGTCTGGTGGGTTACCCGGGCGAGAGCCAACATGAAGGGTCGAGCGGTCGAGCGACTGGAAACGACGGACCACCCTCGCATCTTGCATGATGAGATTGTCGAACTGACGATTGCCCACTCCCTGCGGGCGTACCCTCAACGACTGCGGCGGGTCGTGGCGCTCGTCGAAGTGGATGGTAAGGATATGGAGCTGACCTTCCTGACGAACAACCTGGAGTGGAGCGCCTGGACGGTGGCCGAACTGTATCGTTGTCGCTGGGATATCGAGGTGTTCTTCAAGGAGATCAAGCAAACGCTGCAGCTGGCTGACTTCCTGGGCCACAATGCCAATGCTGTCCGCTGGCAGATTTGGATCGGCTTGCTCGTTCATCTGCTTATGCGCTATCTGGCACATCTGCATTCCTGGGTGCATAGCTTCATACGCTTGTTCACGGTGCTACGCGCGAGTCTTTGGCGGCGCTGGGATTTGTACGCCTTGCTCGCCAGCTATGGGATAGCCAGCCCCCCTGGCCGTCTGCGCGCCACTCCAGAACAGGCCTATTTCGCAGGATTCGCATGAACCCTGTGGGACAGCCATACGCGCGCTCACCTCCGGCCAGTCACAAGATTGCCATTTCTGCCGGAAATCCCCTCAGCCAGTCATATGCAAATTATAAGGGGTATTGGCCTCTTATAGCCTGAAAAGGTAGGCCTATGGGATGACAGTGAAAACGTTTTCGTTTTTTTTGGGGGATGGATCCCGCCGCTGATTAATTCGAGACCAATGAAGTGATCGCAGTGTGTTCTAATTGAGCTGGGGGCGTTGGAGCTGATATCGTTGAAGAGCAGTGTGTGTTGGAATACACTGAAGAAGGAGCGGAGCGATGACATCACGGGAGCGGATTAGACGGATTATTGCGGGTGAACTGGCGGATCGTTGCGGGTTTTGGCTGGGGAACCCGGATCCCGCCACGTGGCCGATCTATCACAACTATTTTGGCACCCGCACCGAAGAAGAATTGAGGCAGGTGTTAAAGGACGATTTCCGCTGGATTTGCCCACAGTTCATGCCCTCAACCTTTCAGGCCTTCGGGGGACGGGGTCTGTTTGACGGAGGGCGTGGTCCCAAAACCTCTCATGGCCAGAAGGGACCGTTTGCGGAGTGTGAGGATGTTCGTGAAGTAGCTGATTTCCCCTGGCCTGATCCTGCGCGACTGAATTTCGAGGAGTGTCTGGTCGCATTGGATGCGTCAGGGGAGGTATATCGGGCGAGTGGATTCTGGACCTGCTTCTATCACAACATCATGGATCTCTTCGGCATGGAGGATTACATGGTGAAGATGTTTACGAATCCGGAGGTGGTCCATGCCGTCACGGACCGGGTCTGCGGGTTCTATTACGAGGCCAACGAACGTTTTTTCAAGGCGGCGGGGAATCGGGTGGATGGGTTCTTTTTTGGAAATGATTTTGGCACCCAGCAGGATTTGATCTGCGGGCCAGCTCAGTTTGACGAGTTTATCCTCCCCTGGTTCATGAAGTTTACGGAGCAAGGGCATCGCTGGGGGTATCAGGTAATTCTGCACTCCTGCGGCGCCATTCACCGGGTCATTGATCGACTGGTTGAGGCCAATGTCGATTGTTTGCACCCGTTGCAGGCCCTCGCCAAAGACATGGATGCCGATACCCTGGCGCGCGACTTCAAGGGCCAGATTGCCTTCATGGGAGGAATCGATACCCAGCACCTGCTGGTGCATGGAACACCGGCCGATATCAAGGCAGAAGTTCGGCGCGTGCGCAAGGCGTTGGGGCCCCGCTTGATCGTGAGTCCAAGTCATGAGGCGTTATTGCCGAATGTTCCGCCTGCGAATGTGATGGCGATGGCTGAAGCTGCGGTCGAGTGAAGTGAATCCGAT
The bacterium genome window above contains:
- a CDS encoding IS4 family transposase; the encoded protein is MKKQSNHIPAGHKYTVLKQLCNLIPVGLVSELATEYGVDEQSRTFSPWSHTVSLMHAQLTHAIGLNDVCDSLRMNSGVLSTIRGATPPSRNNLSHANRKRDCSMAEALYWRMMDHLMAQTPSFSQRKVRRGYLRRFRKVIHAVDSTTIPLVANALDWAKHRRRKAAAKCHLRLNLQTFLPACAIIDTAREGDNRRAREICAPLESGEIVVFDKAYGDFFHLHDMTKRGVWWVTRARANMKGRAVERLETTDHPRILHDEIVELTIAHSLRAYPQRLRRVVALVEVDGKDMELTFLTNNLEWSAWTVAELYRCRWDIEVFFKEIKQTLQLADFLGHNANAVRWQIWIGLLVHLLMRYLAHLHSWVHSFIRLFTVLRASLWRRWDLYALLASYGIASPPGRLRATPEQAYFAGFA
- a CDS encoding uroporphyrinogen decarboxylase family protein, whose translation is MTSRERIRRIIAGELADRCGFWLGNPDPATWPIYHNYFGTRTEEELRQVLKDDFRWICPQFMPSTFQAFGGRGLFDGGRGPKTSHGQKGPFAECEDVREVADFPWPDPARLNFEECLVALDASGEVYRASGFWTCFYHNIMDLFGMEDYMVKMFTNPEVVHAVTDRVCGFYYEANERFFKAAGNRVDGFFFGNDFGTQQDLICGPAQFDEFILPWFMKFTEQGHRWGYQVILHSCGAIHRVIDRLVEANVDCLHPLQALAKDMDADTLARDFKGQIAFMGGIDTQHLLVHGTPADIKAEVRRVRKALGPRLIVSPSHEALLPNVPPANVMAMAEAAVE